The genomic window AAGAACAACACAATGGGCAGCAGCGCCACATTGCCACGAACCGCTTTAACCGCATATTGGGTGATTTTTTCAATGGTGCCGTTCACTTGGGCAATGCCGAAAAGATAGGTAACTCCGGCCAGCATCAGAAACAGGCTGAGAGGAAAACCGCCGATAATCTGACTGACTTTCACATTGCCGATAATTCCGCCGACAATAAAGGACAGTCCGATCGCCAGAATGCCGATGTTTTTTGGAGAGATGCAGCTGATAACAATAGCGATGATTAGGGCGATCAAGGAAAGTACTGCGACGCTCATAAACAAAACCTCCTATAATGTTTTATCTAGACTGGGCAAATGTGACAAGAGAGCAGCCCGTTTGGCCTCAATGGATTGGGCAACCAACTGGATGGTATGGATCACATTTTGGAGCTGCCCTTTTTGACACAAGCCGTCAATCAGATGCATGCGGCAGGAACCGCAGCCGGCAACAACCGTGTCGGCCTTAGTCGCCGCAATGTTATCGATCTTGCGGTCATTAATTTCCCGCGATAATTCATAATAGGACAGATTGAAACTGCCCCCGGAGCCGCAGCAGCGGTCCGCTTCCTTCATTTCCACCAGCTGCACGCCCGGGATGACCTTGACGACCTTGCGGACCTGCCTGGCCACTCCCATCCCCCGCACCAGATGGCAGGGATCATGAATGGTGATCTTCATATTCACAGGGCCGAGCAGGTCTTGATTCAGCGGGAATATATCGGCCAGATATTCCAAAATATCATAGGTCTTTTCTGCTATAGCTTCCGCCTTTGCCAAATACTCAGGCTCGGCCGCAAAAAGTCTGGGATACTCGTGACGCCAGGCACTGCCGCAGGAACCGCACAGGGTAATGACCGCATCTACCTGTAACTCGGAAAAAACCTGGATATTGTGGCGGCCCATCAGGCGGCCGCTTTCAGCATCGCCGGAGGTGATGAGGGGGAAACCGCAGCAATGCTGCCATTTAGGCAATACAACCTCAATGTTGTGGGCCGTTAATACTTCAATGGCTGCCTTACCGGCGTCAGCATAGATATAGTTGGCCATGCAGCCTGCGAACAAAGCGACTCTCGCTTGGGGAGCTGTGACTCTGACCGTTTCCGGAAACTGCTTGCGAAGAGGCTTGGCGGCAAAAGGGGCGATAACCCGCCTTTTGGCAAGACCGGGCATGGGAAAACGGGACACTGCGCCCAGGCGGCTTCCTGGATTCCGTTTCAAGCCGATATCCTGGCCCAGTGCAGCCATAGTCAAACCAAGATCAAACAAGGCACGTCTTTTTAGCACCGCAAAAACCGCTTTTTTGATCAGCGGCAGTCCCTGACGCTCCACCATCACCTCGCGTCCGGCCAGCACAAGTTCGTCGGCGTGGACGCCGCTGGGGCACTGAGCGCCGCAGGTCTTGCACAATAGGCATTTGGACAGCAGTTCATTCACAGCGCCGGCAGAAACGTCTTTCCCGCTCAGATAGTCTCGCAATAAAGCCAGTTTTCCCCTGGCAACGGAAGACTCAACGCCCAGTTCGCGAAAGATCGGACAGACGGAACGGCACTGACCACAGCGGACGCATTGATTCACTTTGCGAATCAATTCATTTACATTTTTCGTCTTTTCCATTATTTCTCACCTGACCTATCTAGACCCATC from Acetonema longum DSM 6540 includes these protein-coding regions:
- a CDS encoding (Fe-S)-binding protein, with protein sequence MEKTKNVNELIRKVNQCVRCGQCRSVCPIFRELGVESSVARGKLALLRDYLSGKDVSAGAVNELLSKCLLCKTCGAQCPSGVHADELVLAGREVMVERQGLPLIKKAVFAVLKRRALFDLGLTMAALGQDIGLKRNPGSRLGAVSRFPMPGLAKRRVIAPFAAKPLRKQFPETVRVTAPQARVALFAGCMANYIYADAGKAAIEVLTAHNIEVVLPKWQHCCGFPLITSGDAESGRLMGRHNIQVFSELQVDAVITLCGSCGSAWRHEYPRLFAAEPEYLAKAEAIAEKTYDILEYLADIFPLNQDLLGPVNMKITIHDPCHLVRGMGVARQVRKVVKVIPGVQLVEMKEADRCCGSGGSFNLSYYELSREINDRKIDNIAATKADTVVAGCGSCRMHLIDGLCQKGQLQNVIHTIQLVAQSIEAKRAALLSHLPSLDKTL